In a single window of the Clarias gariepinus isolate MV-2021 ecotype Netherlands chromosome 16, CGAR_prim_01v2, whole genome shotgun sequence genome:
- the baiap2l2a gene encoding brain-specific angiogenesis inhibitor 1-associated protein 2-like protein 2 isoform X2, with protein MSGLNSDQLHRSTLGIYTTLMDQFNPSLQRLAALGNNYIQAFQALAETSETYFSALGKMGEQALQTMSSHLLGDILIQISESQRRLTSELSGVFHWFHNEVLHEMENNSRLDKNYIFDSKRCYEMEVRNQAMVLERQLRRGGSQDANGYVQFLRESHREALKEQERRYRFLAEKHCGLTQSIVYLMNKTGNTLKQKAEGWREQVNQSRGSRPGRQEDMMAEDQSQFWAEQPLGRVPSRGPSPQPTRSRSNSLGETRGPGGSRMMRALVPHPPSSNSTLLPFSKGETITVLVPEPRNGWLYGCSESSARQGWFPAAYIGPMEDTSWLPDHGTGSLRSSSSMDNLLDQPSGNRTNAPPPPPPPPSSKSSGSRSVTPTSFENKKQDKHGARPELFPRGTNPFATVKLKPTTTNDRSAPRVF; from the exons ATGTCAGGGCTCAACAGTGACCAGCTCCATCGCTCCACACTGGGAATATACACG aCCCTAATGGACCAGTTCAATCCCAGCCTGCAGAGGCTAGCGGCACTTGGTAATAACTACATTCAGGCTTTCCAAG CTCTAGCTGAAACCAGCGAAACCTACTTTAGTGCTCTTGGTAAGATGGGTGAACAGGCCCTGCAGACCATGTCATCCCATTTACTAG GTGACATACTAATACAGATTTCTGAGAGTCAGAGAAGACTTACCAGTGAACTGTCAGGTGTG TTTCACTGGTTCCATAACGAAGTCCTTCATGAAATGGAAAACAACAGCAGACTGGATAAAAACTACATATTT GACAGTAAGAGGTGCtatgagatggaggtgaggaACCAGGCAATGGTTCTGGAGAGACAGCTTAGGAGAGGGGGTTCACAG gaTGCTAATGGATATGTGCAGTTCCTGAGGGAAAGCCATAGAGAGGCCCTGAAAGAACAAGAGAGAAGATATCGTTTTTTGGCTGAGAAACACTGCGGACTCACTCAGTCCATTGTGTATCTCATGAACAAG ACAGGGAACACCCTGAAGCAGAAAGCAGAAGGTTGGAGAGAGCAAGTGAATCAGTCAAGGGGGTCACGTCCAGGCAGACAGGAAGACATGATG GCTGAGGATCAAAGTCAATTTTGGGCAGAACAGCCCCTAGGCAGAGTGCCTTCTAGAG GGCCATCCCCCCAACCGACTCGATCCCGCTCCAACTCACTTGGAGAAACTCGTGGACCAGGTGGCAGTAGGATGATGCGAGCATTAGTTCCACACCCCCCCTCTTCGAATTCCACCCTATTGCCATTCTCTAAAGGAGAAACCATTACAGTACTTGTGCCAGAGCCTCGAAATGGCTGGCTGTACGGTTGTTCTGAGAGTTCAGCACG acaAGGCTGGTTCCCAGCTGCATATATCGGTCCAATGGAGGACACATCTTGGCTGCCTGACCACGG CACTGGCTCACTTAGAAGCAGTAGTAGCATGGACAACCTTCTTGACCAACCATCTGGCAACAGAACAAATGCACCTCCGcctcctccaccacctcctTCAAGCAAATCGAGCGGCTCGCGTTCAGTCACACCCACTTCTTTTGAGAATAAA AAACAAGATAAACATGGGGCTCGACCAGAACTTTTCCCAAG AGGTACAAATCCATTTGCGACAGTGAAGCTGAAACCCACCACAACCAATGACAGATCAGCGCCACGTGTATTCTAA
- the pvalb6 gene encoding parvalbumin 6, giving the protein MAMSSILNADDIKKALDAFKAVDSFDHKKFFEMVGLKAKSADDVKKAFHVLDADNSGFIEEEELKFVLKGFASNGRDLTDKETKAFLKVADKDGDGKIGVEEFAALVHE; this is encoded by the exons ATGGCAATGAGCAGCATCCTGAACGCTGATGACATAAAGAAAGCCCTGGATGCATTCAAAG CTGTTGACTCATTTGACCATAAGAAGTTCTTCGAGATGGTGGGGCTGAAGGCAAAATCGGCTGATGATGTGAAGAAGGCCTTCCATGTACTGGATGCTGACAACAGCGGCTTTATAGAGGAAGAAGAGTTAAA GTTTGTACTGAAGGGCTTTGCTTCCAATGGAAGAGATCTGACTGATAAGGAAACCAAAGCCTTCTTAAAAGTTGCTGATAAAGATGGAGACGGCAAGATTGGAGTGGAAG AATTTGCTGCTCTTGTCCACGAATAG
- the baiap2l2a gene encoding brain-specific angiogenesis inhibitor 1-associated protein 2-like protein 2 isoform X1 — translation MSGLNSDQLHRSTLGIYTTLMDQFNPSLQRLAALGNNYIQAFQALAETSETYFSALGKMGEQALQTMSSHLLGDILIQISESQRRLTSELSGVFHWFHNEVLHEMENNSRLDKNYIFDSKRCYEMEVRNQAMVLERQLRRGGSQDANGYVQFLRESHREALKEQERRYRFLAEKHCGLTQSIVYLMNKTGNTLKQKAEGWREQVNQSRGSRPGRQEDMMAEDQSQFWAEQPLGRVPSRGPSPQPTRSRSNSLGETRGPGGSRMMRALVPHPPSSNSTLLPFSKGETITVLVPEPRNGWLYGCSESSARQGWFPAAYIGPMEDTSWLPDHGTGSLRSSSSMDNLLDQPSGNRTNAPPPPPPPPSSKSSGSRSVTPTSFENKQKQDKHGARPELFPRGTNPFATVKLKPTTTNDRSAPRVF, via the exons ATGTCAGGGCTCAACAGTGACCAGCTCCATCGCTCCACACTGGGAATATACACG aCCCTAATGGACCAGTTCAATCCCAGCCTGCAGAGGCTAGCGGCACTTGGTAATAACTACATTCAGGCTTTCCAAG CTCTAGCTGAAACCAGCGAAACCTACTTTAGTGCTCTTGGTAAGATGGGTGAACAGGCCCTGCAGACCATGTCATCCCATTTACTAG GTGACATACTAATACAGATTTCTGAGAGTCAGAGAAGACTTACCAGTGAACTGTCAGGTGTG TTTCACTGGTTCCATAACGAAGTCCTTCATGAAATGGAAAACAACAGCAGACTGGATAAAAACTACATATTT GACAGTAAGAGGTGCtatgagatggaggtgaggaACCAGGCAATGGTTCTGGAGAGACAGCTTAGGAGAGGGGGTTCACAG gaTGCTAATGGATATGTGCAGTTCCTGAGGGAAAGCCATAGAGAGGCCCTGAAAGAACAAGAGAGAAGATATCGTTTTTTGGCTGAGAAACACTGCGGACTCACTCAGTCCATTGTGTATCTCATGAACAAG ACAGGGAACACCCTGAAGCAGAAAGCAGAAGGTTGGAGAGAGCAAGTGAATCAGTCAAGGGGGTCACGTCCAGGCAGACAGGAAGACATGATG GCTGAGGATCAAAGTCAATTTTGGGCAGAACAGCCCCTAGGCAGAGTGCCTTCTAGAG GGCCATCCCCCCAACCGACTCGATCCCGCTCCAACTCACTTGGAGAAACTCGTGGACCAGGTGGCAGTAGGATGATGCGAGCATTAGTTCCACACCCCCCCTCTTCGAATTCCACCCTATTGCCATTCTCTAAAGGAGAAACCATTACAGTACTTGTGCCAGAGCCTCGAAATGGCTGGCTGTACGGTTGTTCTGAGAGTTCAGCACG acaAGGCTGGTTCCCAGCTGCATATATCGGTCCAATGGAGGACACATCTTGGCTGCCTGACCACGG CACTGGCTCACTTAGAAGCAGTAGTAGCATGGACAACCTTCTTGACCAACCATCTGGCAACAGAACAAATGCACCTCCGcctcctccaccacctcctTCAAGCAAATCGAGCGGCTCGCGTTCAGTCACACCCACTTCTTTTGAGAATAAA CAGAAACAAGATAAACATGGGGCTCGACCAGAACTTTTCCCAAG AGGTACAAATCCATTTGCGACAGTGAAGCTGAAACCCACCACAACCAATGACAGATCAGCGCCACGTGTATTCTAA